The Salvelinus sp. IW2-2015 linkage group LG15, ASM291031v2, whole genome shotgun sequence genome includes a region encoding these proteins:
- the aplnr2 gene encoding apelin receptor 2 produces MSDSELLPSASPSPPPFHQCDYREWRPTWVIIPSVYLLVFVLGSLGNGLVLWSYLDRPEGKSAGVGTCTHRRLQQSGRISTPKLPDSSRSLTDSLIASLAAADLAFVLTLPLWAAHTALDYHWPFGKPLCQVSSYLVALNMYASVFSLTVLSMERYWVIAGRRRSSRAQGSGVCRAAWVVGSVWVVAGILALPALLLRTVREVDVGGQYEEDWQTAEEEEHSDHDHMPMFISSCMMDYSGLISAELEEDDREQAELLWTAALGLKSTLVGFLLPLIILLICYCSLGRLLSRHFGQGPRPDRQRQRRLLRVIITLVLAFFLCWLPFHANKTLSMLVDLELLPYSCPFDRTLVAAHPYATCLGYVNSCLNPLLYACCDVAFRKRCRALLQWFWCRGRCGSPMTVDDDNREQASRSSAIPSGTRKETGDGIEGKDDVRHGRD; encoded by the coding sequence ATGTCGGACTCTGAGCTGCTGCCCTCAGcatccccctctccacccccGTTTCACCAGTGCGACTACAGAGAATGGAGACCCACATGGGTAATCATACCCTCAGTCTATCTCCTGGTATTTGTTTTGGGCTCCCTGGGAAATGGGCTTGTCCTCTGGTCATACCTGGATCGACCTGAGGGTAAATCAGCCGGCGTGGGGACCTGCACCCATCGGCGTCTTCAGCAATCTGGAAGGATTTCTACCCCCAAGTTGCCTGACTCCTCTCGTTCCCTTACTGACTCACTCATTGCCAGCCTGGCAGCAGCAGACCTGGCTTTTGTGCTAACCCTGCCCTTATGGGCAGCCCACACAGCACTAGACTACCACTGGCCCTTTGGCAAGCCTCTTTGCCAAGTCAGCAGCTATTTAGTGGCCCTCAACATGTATGCCAGTGTGTTCTCCCTCACGGTCCTGAGCATGGAGCGTTACTGGGTTATTGCTGGCCGACGGCGGTCCAGTAGGGCCCAGGGGAGTGGAGTCTGCCGAGCTGCTTGGGTAGTGGGGAGCGTTTGGGTGGTGGCAGGTATCCTTGCTCTTCCTGCGCTGCTACTGAGGACTGTAAGGGAGGTGGATGTAGGGGGTCAGTATGAAGAAGACTGGCAGACAGCTGAGGAAGAGGAACACTCAGATCATGATCACATGCCCATGTTCATATCTTCCTGTATGATGGACTACTCTGGTCTGATCTCAGCAGAGCTGGAGGAAGATGACAGGGAGCAGGCAGAGCTACTGTGGACAGCGGCTCTAGGACTTAAATCCACCTTGGTTGGCTTTCTGTTGCCTCTGATCATCTTATTGATATGCTACTGCTCCCTAGGCCGCCTCCTCAGCCGCCATTTTGGACAGGGTCCTCGCCCCGACCGCCAACGCCAACGCCGCCTTTTGCGAGTTATCATCACCTTAGTGCTAGCCTTCTTCCTCTGCTGGCTTCCCTTTCATGCCAACAAAACACTTTCCATGCTCGTGGATTTAGAGCTGCTGCCCTACTCCTGCCCATTTGACCGGACTCTGGTTGCAGCTCACCCCTATGCTACCTGTCTAGGGTATGTCAATAGTTGCCTCAACCCCCTTCTATATGCTTGTTGTGATGTGGCCTTTCGGAAGCGCTGCCGGGCCTTACTGCAGTGGTTCTGGTGCAGGGGTAGGTGTGGGAGTCCAATGACAGTAGATGATGACAATAGGGAACAGGCCAGCCGGAGTTCTGCAATTCCTTCTGGAACACGCAAGGAAACAGGAGATGGAATTGAGGGGAAGGATGACGTGAGGCATGGCAGAGACTGA
- the psmc3 gene encoding 26S proteasome regulatory subunit 6A isoform X2, protein MASLNDRSVWDEDGIGEEVLKMSTEEIVQRTRLLDSEIKIMKSEVLRVTHELQAMKDKIKENTEKIKVNKTLPYLVSNVIELLDVDPNDQEEDGANIDLDSQRKGKCAVIKTSTRQTYFLPVIGLVDAEKLKPGDLVGVNKDSYLILETLPTEYDSRVKAMEVDERPTEQYSDIGGLDKQIQELVEAIVLPMNHKEKFENLGIQPPKGVLMYGPPGTGKTLLARACAAQTKATFLKLAGPQLVQMFIGDGAKLVREAFALAKEKAPSIIFIDELDAIGTKRFDSEKAGDREVQRTMLELLNQLDGFQPNMQVKVIAATNRVDILDPALLRSGRLDRKIEFPMPNEEARARIMQIHSRKMNVSPDVNYEELARCTDDFNGAQCKAVCVDAGMIALRRGATELNHEDYMEGILEVQAKKKANLQYYA, encoded by the exons ATGGCGTCGCTGAATGACAGATCAGTTTGGGATGAG GATGGGATCGGCGAAGAAGTCCTCAAAATGTCCACCGAAGAGATCGTCCAGCGGACACGTCTTCTGGACAGTGAAATAAAG ATCATGAAGAGTGAGGTATTGAGGGTAACCCATGAGCTGCAGGCCATGAAGGACAAAATCAAAGAAAACACAGAGAAGATCAAAGTGAACAAGACCCTGCCTTACCTGGTCTCCAATGTCATCGAG CTTCTGGATGTGGACCCAAATGACCAGGAGGAGGATGGAGCAAACATTGATCTAGATTCCCAGAGGAAGGGCAAATGTGCTGTCATCAAAACATCTACAAGACAG ACATACTTCCTCCCGGTCATTGGCTTGGTGGATGCAGAGAAACTGAAGCCGGGAGACCTCGTG GGGGTAAACAAGGACTCATACTTGATCCTGGAAACCCTGCCCACGGAGTATGACTCCAGAGTCAAAGCCATGGAGGTGGACGAGCGCCCCACTGAACAGTACAGTGACATTGGTGGATTAGACAAACAGATCCAGGAG CTGGTGGAAGCaatcgttctgcccatgaaccaCAAGGAGAAGTTTGAGAACCTGGGTATTCAGCCACCTAAGGGGGTTTTGATGTATGGCCCCCCAGGCACAGGGAAAACCCTACTGGCTAGGGCCTGTGCTGCCCAGACCAAG GCCACATTTCTCAAGCTGGCTGGCCCACAGCTGGTCCAGATGTTCATTGGTGATGGTGCCAAGCTGGTCCGAGARGCCTTTGCCCTGGCCAAGGAGAAGGCCCCCTCTATCATCTTCATAGATGAGCTGGACGCCATTGGAACCAAACG GTTTGACAGTGAGAAAGCAGGTGACAGGGAGGTTCAGAGAACTATGCTTGAGCTCCTCAACCAGCTGGATGGGTTCCAGCCCAACATGCAAGTTAAG GTTATCGCTGCCACTAACAGGGTGGATATCCTAGATCCCGCACTGCTGCGTTCTGGACGTCTGGACCGTAAGATTGAGTTCCCAATGCCCAATGAGGAAGCACGAGCCCGCATCATGCAGATTCACTCACGCAAGATGAACGTCAG TCCCGATGTCAACTACGAGGAGCTGGCCAGGTGCACTGATGATTTCAATGGTGCCCAGTGCAAAGCAGTGTGTGTGGAYGCG GGTATGATCGCCCTTCGCAGGGGGGCAACTGAGCTCAATCATGAGGACTACATGGAAGGCATCTTAGAAGTACAGGCCAAGAAGAAGGCCAACCTGCAGTACTACGCCTAA
- the psmc3 gene encoding 26S proteasome regulatory subunit 6A isoform X1 — protein MASLNDRSVWDEVEDGIGEEVLKMSTEEIVQRTRLLDSEIKIMKSEVLRVTHELQAMKDKIKENTEKIKVNKTLPYLVSNVIELLDVDPNDQEEDGANIDLDSQRKGKCAVIKTSTRQTYFLPVIGLVDAEKLKPGDLVGVNKDSYLILETLPTEYDSRVKAMEVDERPTEQYSDIGGLDKQIQELVEAIVLPMNHKEKFENLGIQPPKGVLMYGPPGTGKTLLARACAAQTKATFLKLAGPQLVQMFIGDGAKLVREAFALAKEKAPSIIFIDELDAIGTKRFDSEKAGDREVQRTMLELLNQLDGFQPNMQVKVIAATNRVDILDPALLRSGRLDRKIEFPMPNEEARARIMQIHSRKMNVSPDVNYEELARCTDDFNGAQCKAVCVDAGMIALRRGATELNHEDYMEGILEVQAKKKANLQYYA, from the exons ATGGCGTCGCTGAATGACAGATCAGTTTGGGATGAGGTGGAG GATGGGATCGGCGAAGAAGTCCTCAAAATGTCCACCGAAGAGATCGTCCAGCGGACACGTCTTCTGGACAGTGAAATAAAG ATCATGAAGAGTGAGGTATTGAGGGTAACCCATGAGCTGCAGGCCATGAAGGACAAAATCAAAGAAAACACAGAGAAGATCAAAGTGAACAAGACCCTGCCTTACCTGGTCTCCAATGTCATCGAG CTTCTGGATGTGGACCCAAATGACCAGGAGGAGGATGGAGCAAACATTGATCTAGATTCCCAGAGGAAGGGCAAATGTGCTGTCATCAAAACATCTACAAGACAG ACATACTTCCTCCCGGTCATTGGCTTGGTGGATGCAGAGAAACTGAAGCCGGGAGACCTCGTG GGGGTAAACAAGGACTCATACTTGATCCTGGAAACCCTGCCCACGGAGTATGACTCCAGAGTCAAAGCCATGGAGGTGGACGAGCGCCCCACTGAACAGTACAGTGACATTGGTGGATTAGACAAACAGATCCAGGAG CTGGTGGAAGCaatcgttctgcccatgaaccaCAAGGAGAAGTTTGAGAACCTGGGTATTCAGCCACCTAAGGGGGTTTTGATGTATGGCCCCCCAGGCACAGGGAAAACCCTACTGGCTAGGGCCTGTGCTGCCCAGACCAAG GCCACATTTCTCAAGCTGGCTGGCCCACAGCTGGTCCAGATGTTCATTGGTGATGGTGCCAAGCTGGTCCGAGARGCCTTTGCCCTGGCCAAGGAGAAGGCCCCCTCTATCATCTTCATAGATGAGCTGGACGCCATTGGAACCAAACG GTTTGACAGTGAGAAAGCAGGTGACAGGGAGGTTCAGAGAACTATGCTTGAGCTCCTCAACCAGCTGGATGGGTTCCAGCCCAACATGCAAGTTAAG GTTATCGCTGCCACTAACAGGGTGGATATCCTAGATCCCGCACTGCTGCGTTCTGGACGTCTGGACCGTAAGATTGAGTTCCCAATGCCCAATGAGGAAGCACGAGCCCGCATCATGCAGATTCACTCACGCAAGATGAACGTCAG TCCCGATGTCAACTACGAGGAGCTGGCCAGGTGCACTGATGATTTCAATGGTGCCCAGTGCAAAGCAGTGTGTGTGGAYGCG GGTATGATCGCCCTTCGCAGGGGGGCAACTGAGCTCAATCATGAGGACTACATGGAAGGCATCTTAGAAGTACAGGCCAAGAAGAAGGCCAACCTGCAGTACTACGCCTAA